A window of Fodinibius salicampi contains these coding sequences:
- a CDS encoding polyprenol monophosphomannose synthase codes for MGRHSSLVIVPTYNESHNIRRLIRLVMKLGDIDLLIIDDGSPDGTAEIVKEEQKKFSDHLLLIERPGKLGLGTAYVRGFKYALEHDYQYICEMDADFSHDPNDLPILINEVKDGRADLAVGSRYANGISIINWPLSRLILSYSANLYARFITGLPIFDTTAGYKCIHRKVLEGISVDKISSNGYAFQIELHFRAWIAGFRLKEVAIIFREREEGVSKMSKSIVWEAIWRVWALKIKSIFGAL; via the coding sequence ATGGGAAGACATTCCTCATTAGTTATTGTACCAACATATAATGAATCTCATAATATCAGGAGACTTATTCGGCTGGTAATGAAGTTGGGGGATATTGATCTATTAATTATAGATGACGGATCGCCGGATGGAACAGCTGAAATTGTTAAAGAAGAGCAAAAGAAATTCTCTGATCATCTTTTATTAATAGAGCGGCCGGGAAAGCTTGGTTTAGGTACTGCTTATGTGCGAGGTTTTAAATATGCCCTGGAGCATGACTATCAGTATATATGTGAAATGGATGCTGATTTCTCTCATGATCCTAATGATTTGCCGATACTGATAAATGAGGTAAAAGATGGTCGGGCGGACCTAGCGGTTGGCTCGCGCTATGCAAACGGAATAAGTATTATTAACTGGCCGTTAAGCAGGCTCATCTTATCATATAGTGCTAACCTTTATGCCCGATTTATTACGGGGCTTCCAATCTTTGATACTACAGCTGGCTATAAATGTATCCATCGTAAAGTATTAGAGGGTATTTCCGTTGATAAAATTAGTTCTAACGGTTATGCATTTCAGATAGAGCTTCATTTTAGGGCTTGGATTGCCGGATTTCGTCTCAAGGAAGTGGCCATTATTTTTAGAGAACGTGAAGAGGGGGTATCCAAGATGTCAAAATCCATTGTATGGGAAGCGATTTGGCGTGTATGGGCATTAAAAATTAAGAGTATTTTTGGTGCTTTATAG
- a CDS encoding acetyl-CoA carboxylase carboxyltransferase subunit alpha, whose product MQYLDFEQPIADLEEKIKELRSLSIADEEVLSPEIERLENRVDELRESIFSNLTRWQRVQLARHPERPYTLDYIERITDNFVEIHGDRYQSDDKAIVGGFATIEGQSVVIMGHQKGRDTESRQFRRFGMANPEGYRKAYRLMKLGEKFDIPVITLLDTPGAYPGLEAEERGQAEAIAKNLKMMATLKVPIISVVIGEGASGGAIGIGMGNEVYMMENTWYSVISPESCSSILWKTWDYKEQAAAVLKLTAEDLDELKVIDGIIKEPLGGAHRNPDRSAKAVKNQLLASLSRLKEMSENELVAARIDKYSQMGEWEIASKAKTEQ is encoded by the coding sequence ATGCAGTATTTAGATTTTGAACAACCTATTGCTGATTTGGAAGAAAAAATTAAAGAATTGCGTAGTCTTTCAATTGCCGATGAAGAGGTTTTGTCGCCGGAAATTGAGCGCCTCGAAAATCGGGTGGATGAACTGAGGGAATCAATATTTTCAAATTTGACCCGCTGGCAACGAGTACAGTTGGCCCGGCATCCAGAGCGCCCTTATACGCTCGATTATATTGAAAGGATTACCGATAATTTTGTCGAAATCCATGGAGATCGCTATCAAAGTGATGACAAGGCCATAGTAGGTGGGTTTGCCACTATCGAAGGCCAATCTGTGGTTATCATGGGTCATCAAAAGGGCAGGGATACCGAGAGCCGACAATTCCGTCGATTTGGAATGGCAAATCCCGAAGGCTATCGCAAGGCTTATCGGCTCATGAAACTGGGAGAAAAGTTCGATATTCCTGTTATTACGCTGTTGGATACCCCGGGCGCTTATCCCGGACTTGAGGCAGAAGAACGGGGACAGGCAGAAGCTATTGCCAAAAATCTGAAAATGATGGCTACGCTCAAAGTTCCTATTATATCAGTAGTTATTGGAGAAGGGGCTAGTGGCGGGGCTATCGGCATAGGAATGGGTAATGAAGTGTATATGATGGAGAATACCTGGTATTCAGTTATTTCTCCGGAGTCCTGTTCTTCTATTCTCTGGAAAACATGGGATTATAAGGAACAGGCTGCGGCCGTTTTAAAACTTACCGCCGAGGATCTTGATGAACTAAAAGTGATAGATGGCATTATTAAAGAACCATTGGGGGGTGCTCATCGAAATCCCGATCGTTCGGCCAAAGCCGTTAAAAATCAGCTCTTGGCATCCTTAAGTAGACTTAAGGAGATGAGTGAAAATGAACTGGTGGCAGCACGTATCGATAAATATTCGCAAATGGGAGAGTGGGAAATTGCCAGTAAAGCCAAAACAGAACAATAG
- a CDS encoding acyl-CoA thioesterase, with amino-acid sequence MFPAETPIYHYSHELRSRYGETDQMGYVYYGRYLEYFEEARTEMIRSLGFPYSRLEENGVMLPVVHAQVDYKAPIFYDELMRIEVSLFEIPTVKLETYYTVFTERREKPHSRGKVVLCFMNEGSRKPCRAPDDFIANLTAAVES; translated from the coding sequence GTGTTTCCTGCTGAAACCCCCATCTACCATTATTCCCACGAACTCCGTAGCCGATATGGTGAAACAGACCAAATGGGATATGTTTATTATGGCCGTTATTTGGAATATTTTGAAGAAGCCCGAACTGAGATGATTCGTTCCCTCGGTTTTCCCTATTCCCGCCTGGAAGAAAATGGAGTAATGCTACCAGTCGTTCATGCACAAGTGGATTATAAAGCTCCTATTTTTTATGATGAACTTATGCGAATTGAGGTAAGTTTGTTTGAAATCCCCACTGTAAAACTGGAAACCTACTATACGGTGTTTACAGAACGCAGGGAAAAACCACATTCGCGGGGTAAAGTTGTTCTGTGTTTTATGAATGAAGGAAGTCGTAAACCTTGTCGCGCACCGGATGACTTTATAGCGAATCTAACAGCTGCTGTGGAATCATGA
- a CDS encoding DUF2085 domain-containing protein, with protein sequence MKSQKMILYYLVFFFSLALMVIALGGGVWGQSQPWQFQWQHSLFQHFCHQIPDRSFDLNGQPMAVCSRCLGVYTGWALGWILLPILNILRIVDFNILVKILVGIVLVNLVDISGDFINYWENTLTSRLVLGMLLGSAAAMLFTGEFINKK encoded by the coding sequence ATGAAAAGTCAAAAGATGATTCTTTATTATCTTGTTTTCTTCTTCTCTCTTGCCTTAATGGTTATTGCGCTTGGTGGAGGCGTGTGGGGACAGAGTCAACCTTGGCAATTTCAGTGGCAACATAGTTTATTTCAGCATTTTTGTCATCAGATCCCTGATCGGTCTTTTGATCTTAATGGGCAACCTATGGCTGTATGCAGCCGGTGTCTGGGAGTTTACACAGGTTGGGCTTTGGGGTGGATTCTCTTGCCAATACTAAATATACTTAGAATCGTAGATTTTAATATTTTAGTTAAAATACTTGTTGGAATAGTATTGGTAAATTTAGTAGATATCAGTGGTGATTTTATTAACTATTGGGAAAATACATTAACCTCGCGTTTAGTACTGGGAATGCTACTAGGGAGCGCAGCAGCCATGCTATTTACGGGAGAATTCATTAATAAAAAATAA
- a CDS encoding DUF4199 domain-containing protein, with protein MEESQTKGFNNPGEETINAELPSYWTSVTVAGLIFGILAFVLSLITSYATINSEPSGSMFSPVQFIGVLVCLAGAFGGMLATWHYAKEFNVGIKLGRGALIGFLTGVVITVISVVLGQLWQLIDPDMTQKLIESTIAQMEAMELPQEQKQQMIDMTAENIRSQQNIGSQLLWGIPMYGILNLITGMIGAKIFGKEEE; from the coding sequence ATGGAAGAATCACAAACGAAGGGATTTAATAATCCGGGAGAAGAAACCATAAATGCAGAACTTCCCTCATACTGGACTTCTGTAACGGTTGCCGGTCTGATATTTGGGATTTTAGCCTTCGTGCTGTCTTTAATAACATCTTATGCTACAATCAACTCAGAACCCAGTGGATCAATGTTTTCACCGGTACAGTTTATTGGGGTATTGGTTTGTCTGGCTGGCGCTTTTGGGGGAATGTTGGCAACCTGGCATTATGCGAAGGAATTTAATGTTGGAATAAAGTTGGGGAGAGGGGCATTAATTGGCTTTCTAACGGGAGTAGTTATTACCGTTATAAGTGTTGTTTTAGGTCAGTTATGGCAGCTTATAGATCCGGATATGACCCAAAAACTTATTGAAAGTACGATTGCACAAATGGAGGCAATGGAGTTACCTCAGGAGCAAAAACAGCAGATGATTGACATGACCGCCGAGAATATCAGGAGCCAGCAAAATATTGGCAGCCAACTGCTTTGGGGAATTCCTATGTACGGCATTCTCAATTTGATTACGGGCATGATCGGGGCTAAAATTTTTGGAAAAGAAGAAGAATAA
- a CDS encoding CPBP family intramembrane glutamic endopeptidase, producing MEKDSVNWHDPSHIEHNNHRSWIERNGFSDWALALLWIIAAFFLFQFTAMVVAGVLIVSRSEGDIDPAQMMASLTEYLDLMFIGNSVGQILFLGLATWFFARLHTSSDSHRSFMRFKFRDDSLQFVLLAGLLVIAVQPTIWFLSWLNALIPMPEAFSNIQSSQMEMIENYLRGDHLVWLTLFHVALVPAFCEEILYRSYVLRAFEKSWGIWPAIVISGLLFGLYHVQLSNLLPLASLGMLFAYLTWVSRSIFPAIAAHFINNGGSVLVGTHYPESAFAEMTPESMPPLWAVIISLLICTYIVYWMYNQYQQNPHGEAYYV from the coding sequence ATGGAAAAAGATTCAGTTAATTGGCATGATCCTTCGCATATTGAACATAATAATCATCGTTCCTGGATAGAACGGAATGGGTTTTCTGATTGGGCTCTGGCATTATTGTGGATTATTGCCGCTTTCTTTCTGTTTCAGTTTACCGCTATGGTGGTAGCCGGAGTCTTAATTGTGAGTCGGTCTGAGGGAGATATTGATCCCGCCCAGATGATGGCCTCTCTAACCGAGTATCTGGATCTTATGTTCATCGGTAATTCGGTCGGCCAGATTCTTTTTCTGGGATTAGCCACTTGGTTTTTTGCCCGATTGCATACCTCCTCCGATTCTCATCGCTCTTTTATGCGATTTAAGTTTCGGGATGACAGTTTACAGTTTGTCCTTTTGGCAGGGCTGCTGGTTATAGCCGTCCAGCCCACTATTTGGTTTTTGTCATGGCTAAATGCCCTGATCCCAATGCCGGAGGCTTTCTCAAATATCCAGAGTTCGCAAATGGAGATGATCGAAAACTATTTGAGGGGCGACCATCTAGTTTGGCTCACGTTGTTTCATGTAGCCCTGGTCCCGGCCTTTTGTGAGGAGATATTATACCGCAGCTATGTGCTTCGTGCCTTTGAGAAAAGCTGGGGAATATGGCCCGCTATTGTAATTTCAGGACTTTTATTCGGCTTGTATCATGTACAATTGAGTAATCTGTTGCCTTTGGCCTCGCTGGGAATGCTTTTTGCCTATCTGACTTGGGTTTCAAGGAGTATTTTCCCGGCAATAGCTGCGCATTTTATTAATAATGGCGGTAGTGTATTAGTAGGAACGCATTACCCGGAATCGGCTTTTGCAGAGATGACTCCGGAATCGATGCCCCCGCTTTGGGCCGTAATAATTAGTCTGTTAATTTGTACATATATTGTATATTGGATGTACAATCAGTATCAACAAAATCCGCACGGGGAGGCTTATTATGTTTGA
- a CDS encoding phosphatidate cytidylyltransferase, whose protein sequence is MSELTKRILFAAPAAAFFLYITYLGGFYFVGLVIFVSLLIQYELIDISEGAGFKADPYFPYTIGIWILLAPFLSHVLIIGLGIFLLFVAIQLFKTGDIGLKSLISTFFCGIYAPLGMLALILVRQLGNSETGFLLTLTLLLMVWGNDIFAFFGGKQFGKNHLAPTVSPNKTWEGFFFGIVGGLVGLLIAVYTIPIDFPTSLLLMLPAVVLVSVFGPIGDLTESRLKRAASLKDASNILPGHGGFFDRFDALILAAPAFYFYLELLRIFDYATY, encoded by the coding sequence GTGAGTGAACTAACTAAACGTATTCTTTTTGCTGCTCCGGCCGCTGCGTTTTTCCTGTATATTACCTACTTAGGTGGATTTTACTTTGTAGGACTGGTTATCTTTGTCAGCCTCTTAATACAATATGAATTAATAGATATCAGCGAGGGAGCCGGCTTTAAAGCTGATCCTTATTTCCCCTATACTATTGGAATATGGATACTGCTAGCTCCTTTTCTTTCACATGTTTTAATTATTGGCTTAGGGATTTTTCTTTTATTTGTGGCTATTCAGTTGTTTAAGACCGGTGACATAGGACTTAAATCACTCATATCAACCTTTTTTTGTGGTATATACGCTCCGTTGGGAATGTTAGCGTTGATTTTAGTTCGTCAGCTGGGAAACTCGGAGACGGGCTTTCTGCTCACTCTGACGCTTCTGCTTATGGTCTGGGGAAATGATATTTTTGCTTTTTTTGGAGGCAAACAGTTTGGTAAAAATCATTTGGCTCCTACGGTAAGTCCGAATAAAACCTGGGAGGGCTTCTTTTTTGGCATAGTTGGGGGGCTTGTTGGTTTACTTATTGCCGTGTACACGATTCCGATCGATTTTCCGACTTCATTGTTACTAATGTTACCGGCAGTAGTACTGGTTAGCGTTTTTGGTCCCATTGGGGATCTGACCGAAAGCCGCCTGAAAAGAGCCGCTTCTTTGAAAGATGCTTCAAATATACTGCCCGGACATGGAGGCTTTTTTGACCGGTTTGACGCGTTGATTCTGGCGGCACCTGCTTTTTATTTTTATTTAGAGCTGTTAAGGATTTTTGATTATGCCACATATTGA
- a CDS encoding dipeptide epimerase: MPHIDICAERLPLTLAQPFTIARGTKETVENVVVRLSADGITGYGEAAPNTRYNEDSERVSAFTKSLSNDFFDNISTAQALANKLSARRPQVQSAMAAVEMAWLDWWGQKQDSPLWQLWKAPSNTTPPTSYTIGLDTLEVMQEKVRAASDYPILKVKLGTDKDRDIIRAIREITDKPIRVDANEGWTTLGEAKGQISFLADQNIEIVEQPMPVAMKEEMQQLKQWSRLPLFADESFKGDEDLVEIGQSFDGINIKLAKIGSLVKAKRVIEHAQKQNLEVMIGCMIESSLGIAAGALLATQADYVDLDGNLLIKDDPFAGVSLNKDKRVVLSNEPGLGIHAK; the protein is encoded by the coding sequence ATGCCACATATTGACATTTGTGCTGAGAGATTGCCCTTAACCTTGGCTCAGCCCTTTACCATAGCACGGGGCACCAAAGAAACGGTTGAAAACGTAGTCGTGCGGTTATCTGCTGATGGTATTACTGGATATGGTGAAGCTGCTCCGAATACCCGTTATAATGAAGATTCGGAAAGAGTTTCGGCATTTACGAAAAGCCTTTCAAACGATTTCTTCGACAACATATCAACCGCCCAAGCTCTTGCGAATAAGCTTTCCGCCCGTCGTCCCCAAGTGCAATCTGCGATGGCAGCGGTAGAGATGGCCTGGCTCGACTGGTGGGGTCAAAAGCAGGATAGCCCTCTCTGGCAGTTGTGGAAGGCCCCATCAAATACCACTCCGCCGACCTCCTACACTATTGGTCTTGATACGCTGGAAGTTATGCAGGAAAAAGTACGTGCCGCTTCAGACTATCCCATCCTAAAAGTAAAGCTGGGTACAGATAAGGATCGCGACATCATCCGGGCCATACGAGAAATTACGGATAAGCCCATCCGCGTGGATGCCAATGAGGGATGGACGACCTTGGGCGAAGCGAAAGGACAGATATCTTTTTTGGCCGACCAGAATATTGAAATCGTAGAGCAGCCGATGCCTGTGGCTATGAAGGAAGAGATGCAGCAGCTGAAGCAGTGGTCCCGACTGCCATTATTTGCCGATGAAAGTTTTAAAGGGGATGAAGACCTTGTAGAAATTGGGCAGTCTTTTGATGGGATTAATATAAAATTGGCGAAGATTGGAAGCTTAGTAAAAGCAAAAAGAGTAATTGAACATGCCCAAAAGCAGAATTTAGAAGTCATGATCGGCTGTATGATCGAAAGTTCATTAGGAATCGCAGCCGGAGCTCTTTTGGCTACGCAAGCTGATTATGTGGATCTGGATGGTAACCTGCTTATAAAAGATGATCCTTTTGCAGGGGTAAGTTTAAATAAGGATAAGAGAGTAGTTTTGAGTAACGAACCCGGATTGGGGATACATGCAAAATAG
- a CDS encoding MauE/DoxX family redox-associated membrane protein, with product MKPKYKNIALKTIRILLGIIFMASGIGKLISGSDAQYLVELMATEFYWLIEYSSLIVISTSILELILAVFLLWGRYLKWALSGTLLMLIGFSSVLSYFYFQGMSVENCGCFGALGFASGLEFTLLRNMVLIFLIVGAFLLIRSQNE from the coding sequence ATGAAGCCCAAATATAAAAACATAGCATTAAAGACCATCCGTATTCTATTGGGAATTATCTTTATGGCTTCCGGTATTGGCAAGCTTATCAGTGGTTCAGACGCCCAGTACCTGGTAGAATTAATGGCAACGGAATTTTATTGGCTCATAGAATACAGCAGTTTGATTGTTATCTCCACTTCTATACTTGAGCTTATTCTGGCCGTTTTTTTGCTTTGGGGACGGTACCTCAAATGGGCACTGTCCGGGACTCTGTTAATGCTCATCGGCTTTTCTTCGGTTCTCTCCTACTTTTATTTCCAGGGAATGAGCGTAGAAAATTGTGGCTGTTTCGGTGCTTTGGGCTTTGCTTCGGGACTGGAGTTTACGCTTTTGCGAAACATGGTACTGATTTTTCTGATTGTCGGAGCTTTTTTGTTGATACGATCCCAAAACGAATAG
- a CDS encoding TIGR01777 family oxidoreductase, giving the protein MNIFISGGTGFIGDYLRMMLLREGHLLTVLTRHPDEYEDESAENQRFVSWDDDLVSRMEESDVVINMAGASIFGRRWTEEVKEKIYSSRIESTRTLVKAVKGADNPPDTFISTSAANYYKGKEDQVLDESAERADNFLANVCIDWEKEARRAEEVGVRVAIPRLGIVLEKEGGALSQMLTPFKMFVGGPIGSGEQYFPWIHMHDVCRGLLFAIQQEDFSGPFNLNAPNPVTMREFADELGSQLNRPSLFRVPTSVLQLALGEAALPLTESLRMQPKKLQQHGFEFQYEYLTNALGDIL; this is encoded by the coding sequence ATGAATATTTTTATATCTGGTGGAACAGGATTTATAGGGGACTATTTGCGTATGATGTTGCTTAGAGAGGGGCATCTGTTGACAGTTCTTACACGTCATCCTGATGAATATGAAGATGAATCAGCTGAGAATCAGCGATTTGTATCCTGGGATGATGACTTGGTATCCCGGATGGAGGAGTCGGATGTGGTTATTAACATGGCTGGAGCTTCTATTTTTGGACGACGATGGACCGAAGAAGTCAAGGAAAAAATTTATTCCAGCCGAATAGAAAGTACCCGCACCTTGGTAAAAGCTGTAAAAGGAGCTGATAATCCTCCCGATACTTTTATTTCAACCTCAGCAGCTAATTATTATAAGGGCAAGGAAGATCAAGTGCTGGACGAGTCGGCCGAACGAGCAGATAACTTTCTTGCTAATGTATGTATTGACTGGGAGAAAGAAGCCCGTCGTGCAGAGGAGGTAGGAGTGAGAGTTGCTATTCCACGGCTTGGGATTGTATTGGAAAAGGAAGGGGGGGCACTTAGCCAAATGTTAACGCCATTTAAGATGTTTGTGGGCGGACCTATTGGCAGTGGGGAACAGTATTTTCCTTGGATTCATATGCATGATGTGTGCAGGGGATTACTCTTTGCGATCCAACAAGAAGACTTTAGTGGTCCTTTTAATTTGAATGCCCCGAATCCCGTTACGATGAGAGAATTTGCCGATGAGCTGGGATCGCAGCTTAATCGTCCGTCCCTTTTCAGAGTTCCCACCTCTGTCCTACAATTGGCTTTGGGAGAAGCGGCTTTGCCACTAACCGAAAGCCTGCGCATGCAGCCTAAAAAATTACAGCAACACGGCTTTGAATTTCAATATGAATATCTGACTAACGCCCTGGGAGATATTTTATGA
- the hflX gene encoding GTPase HflX, whose amino-acid sequence MFEEIQNSDIVQERTFLVGVYGPQTPRIQAEEYLDELQMLTHTAGGITIDKILQNRTHPDPSTYVGSGKLRELKRMASDKNVETLIFDDDLSPTQIRNIEEETKAKVLDRSGLILDIFASRAKTAAAKTQVELAQLQYLLPRLTRFWTHLSRQQGGIGTRGPGETQIETDRRLIDKRIATLKEKLEKLDRQRQTQRKRRSDNIRISLVGYTNAGKSTLMNTITNTEVLAEDRLFATLDSTVRRCEISEYEVLLSDTVGFIRKLPHDLIESFKSTLDEVREADILLHVVDASARMIDDYIEVVDDTLKDMEVTDDKKLLLVFNKIDAIDPRKITELRRVYPDAVFISAERGIGIGKLEEQIQNLIEEDFVTETMRIPAAKYEGVAFLHREANILEKKYVGSDIELTFSIAKPDLKRLKSLLDNIDTAESVIE is encoded by the coding sequence TTGTTCGAAGAGATACAAAATTCAGATATAGTTCAAGAGCGGACTTTCTTGGTAGGAGTTTATGGTCCGCAAACTCCGCGTATTCAGGCCGAAGAATACTTGGATGAGCTGCAAATGCTCACTCATACAGCAGGAGGGATCACCATAGATAAGATTCTGCAAAATCGGACTCATCCGGATCCCTCTACCTATGTTGGCTCGGGGAAGCTGAGAGAATTAAAGCGTATGGCATCTGATAAGAACGTCGAAACGCTTATTTTTGATGATGATTTGTCGCCTACCCAGATCCGGAATATTGAAGAGGAGACAAAAGCAAAGGTACTGGATCGCAGCGGGCTCATTCTAGATATTTTTGCCTCACGGGCCAAAACAGCCGCGGCTAAAACCCAGGTTGAACTTGCCCAGTTGCAATACTTGTTACCTCGCCTTACCCGTTTTTGGACTCACCTTTCCCGGCAGCAAGGTGGAATCGGGACCAGAGGGCCCGGTGAAACCCAAATTGAGACCGACCGCCGGCTGATTGACAAACGCATTGCCACACTAAAAGAGAAGTTGGAAAAGTTGGATCGTCAGCGACAGACTCAACGTAAAAGGCGATCAGATAATATCCGTATTTCCCTGGTGGGTTATACGAATGCGGGTAAGTCAACACTAATGAATACCATAACCAACACCGAGGTGTTGGCAGAAGATAGGTTATTTGCGACGCTTGATTCGACGGTTCGACGGTGCGAAATATCAGAATATGAAGTATTACTTTCAGATACAGTCGGATTTATTCGCAAATTGCCGCACGACTTGATTGAAAGTTTTAAATCAACCTTAGACGAGGTGCGGGAAGCAGATATTTTACTTCATGTTGTTGATGCCTCCGCTCGAATGATTGATGACTATATTGAAGTTGTTGATGATACCCTAAAAGATATGGAGGTAACGGACGATAAGAAGCTCTTGCTGGTATTTAATAAAATTGATGCAATTGATCCCCGGAAGATTACTGAACTGCGCCGTGTTTATCCGGATGCTGTATTTATTTCAGCAGAACGGGGGATCGGAATTGGAAAGCTCGAAGAGCAAATACAGAACCTCATTGAAGAGGATTTTGTGACCGAAACAATGAGGATACCGGCCGCAAAGTACGAAGGAGTGGCATTTTTACATCGCGAGGCGAATATTTTGGAAAAGAAATATGTAGGATCAGATATAGAACTCACATTTAGTATAGCAAAGCCCGATTTAAAGCGGTTAAAATCATTACTGGATAATATCGATACGGCTGAATCAGTTATAGAGTAA
- a CDS encoding CBS domain-containing protein yields the protein MLVTKKLITSKFEPLKGDTSLESVKKRMEESGIYTLPVVDSTTHALIGQVSLRQLDGAEEGQVVSDLELEEPVKVYRSQHIFEAARLFLQYEREILPVIDEEWTLLGVITRDVILEHLAQLLNVAETGSAITVTLDRIDFSISEIVNIIETEGAKILGMTVEKPSESQQTFTISFVLDIQDVSRVAAALRRYDYIVATDSENEVLRDDLENRADELIKYIDM from the coding sequence ATGCTGGTAACAAAAAAACTCATAACGTCTAAGTTCGAACCCTTAAAGGGAGATACGTCTCTCGAATCGGTTAAGAAGCGTATGGAAGAGTCTGGTATATATACTCTTCCAGTGGTAGATAGCACTACGCATGCCTTAATTGGCCAGGTTTCTTTACGTCAGTTGGATGGAGCAGAAGAAGGGCAGGTTGTTTCCGATCTTGAACTCGAAGAGCCGGTAAAAGTGTACAGAAGCCAGCATATCTTTGAAGCAGCACGGCTCTTCCTCCAGTATGAGCGAGAAATTTTGCCGGTTATTGACGAGGAATGGACGCTGCTTGGAGTGATAACCAGAGATGTGATTTTAGAGCATTTGGCACAGTTGTTAAATGTAGCGGAAACAGGTTCTGCCATTACCGTAACACTTGATCGTATTGATTTTTCAATTTCAGAAATCGTTAATATAATTGAAACGGAAGGGGCCAAGATATTGGGTATGACGGTTGAAAAACCCAGTGAATCCCAGCAGACATTTACTATATCTTTTGTGCTTGATATACAGGACGTGAGTCGCGTTGCGGCAGCGCTTCGACGGTACGACTACATCGTTGCAACTGATTCTGAAAATGAGGTTTTACGGGATGATCTCGAAAACCGGGCAGATGAGTTAATTAAATATATTGATATGTAA